One stretch of Akkermansia sp. RCC_12PD DNA includes these proteins:
- a CDS encoding peptide chain release factor-like protein has product MVRPEKLAALKERMESLGIREQDLEESFVRGAGRGGQKVNKTNNCVYLKHVPTGIAVKCHVDRSRELNRFLARRELCDAVERQQTGQCASKARVIQRMRKQKDRRRRRSSAHSRPPAEDIRHVSNSRERAAACIPAPWAISW; this is encoded by the coding sequence AAGGCCTGAAAAACTCGCCGCCCTCAAGGAGCGCATGGAATCCCTGGGAATCCGGGAGCAGGACCTGGAGGAAAGTTTTGTTAGAGGCGCCGGGCGCGGCGGCCAGAAGGTGAACAAAACCAACAATTGCGTTTATCTTAAACATGTCCCGACGGGCATCGCCGTCAAGTGCCACGTGGACCGTTCCCGGGAGCTCAACCGCTTTCTGGCGCGCCGGGAACTGTGCGACGCCGTGGAACGGCAGCAGACGGGCCAGTGCGCCTCAAAAGCCCGCGTTATCCAGCGCATGCGCAAACAGAAGGACAGGCGCAGAAGGCGTTCTTCGGCGCATTCCCGGCCGCCAGCGGAAGACATAAGACATGTAAGCAATTCCCGTGAACGCGCCGCTGCATGTATCCCTGCTCCATGGGCAATTTCCTGGTAG